Proteins encoded together in one Cicer arietinum cultivar CDC Frontier isolate Library 1 chromosome 4, Cicar.CDCFrontier_v2.0, whole genome shotgun sequence window:
- the LOC101496754 gene encoding protein TIME FOR COFFEE isoform X2, translating into MDRIREARRNTMAANGLTRRRHRTNSLRDSPDEDGAMEMQEPTRLRDRGSGKKDRDRERERERDRLGRNKRRRGDRLMHGVREDGGEDTSEESINDEEDDDDEDGGGGGGGGSAGGSVRMLPLNPSTLTSSSSLTNHHRKSFPPAKVFRPAPPTTWKAADEMIGVSVPRKARSASTKRSHECWASSGGGIVPEQNHNHRQPSSSPVRATAAPPSPSSSNASIRKKIKPNGGSGGQKFRPPKSSSKSSSSVQDEIEIEIAEVLYGMMRQPQSQVPSKQQEMNDSIKLDSREAPKRKRPRPVKHEDENPAIFSVRSSPVSSMTKAESDLSKIETCSSNSDKNNQGSVLENAANLVPVQAMPEPMKPESNTSPTAKLLMEESEKQNDVGLSKEMVSPKKESSVLQAVDDNREDVKATKANPTISESENQLKEKFQIDLMAPPPSLRSSPERDADNNSVAEVEKVKHVMKEDEKSQRINKEDMVVVEMEKVKAKAEETESHKTAITVQKERGIDLQLQLEKSDRLDTNGNDNGNNLNQKQHHNGQRHQHQLQQQHQTGSEKNVQSNSLPIPMSVPSWPGGLPSMGYMTPLQGVVSMDGTNMPSAAIPPPHLLFNQPRPKKCATHCYIARNILYNQQIARMNPFWPAAAAAGSASLYGAKPGNLSVVPSTELHGNVPGRVANSTQDKGGHSLAMFPGHIGKDKVSHQPANVDNSSRKQILLQQTLPPGAAPSNLMHGPTFIFPMNQQQAAVAAAASVRPGSVKSLPVTSNGQPSSTSNSAPPNTSGAGAAAAAPTMSFTYPNMPGNETQYLAILQNNPYPFPIPAHVGGPPGYRGSPAQAFPFFNGPFYSSQMIHPSQIQTQQIPAQSQQSSQQGHQNTTISTGSSSAQKHAQNQQQKANNASGSNGSGGSGSLQGFPVTKNPPSQILQLQQQQQQQQRQQLHNHHTSNAARQVESETGCEDSPSTADSRINRATMNMNIYGQNFAMPMQTPNFALMTTAISGPGSNGNHNEKKQQQQHPGSKAGGETSPAFAMPFASINGVTPATGLDLSSIAQNHSIMQSSHNYQIMAAAQAASAQLKKSYHAAEEGKNVVNSSNLEEDRKAMSGKIPATVGQSIAFARSDVADPSINSLSCNNVVDSSGRSLNLGSASSRASASVMPTAINANAAGSQQQMQRNQQQILQLQKQNQFAAAAVAAARNKTPSTSNGSIYPDNLPSTSSISNKFPNSVSAFPQSLVQSSNTVVTQSPQWKNSARATNTSLSPPPTMASTSSSSIKNPPQQQVRSQQQGHTQISFAANPKSSTSQVQTASSNQSPSPPVMVGSPTTSSMSKNNGSPRTTNSSSTNNKTGQTSSLSSQQAKNSPTVPTRKSSPVGGRSVPSILSGPQITPSSNHGSKSQLPQQQQKQQQQQQQQISKQNLQQAQLFFSNPYMHSQVTQSNSSNSTTSAATGYYLQRRGPEQVQRQGSGSTSSNGGAANNSKGSTLTSQGLLHPPQYAAMPSSGNHHQFVPAGFSYVHPVPTAVQVKPAEQKQPAGE; encoded by the exons ATGGACAGGATTAGAGAAGCAAGAAGAAACACTATGGCCGCGAATGGTTTAACAAGAAGGAGACACAGAACTAACAGTCTCAGAGACTCACCAG atGAAGATGGAGCGATGGAGATGCAAGAGCCAACGAGGCTAAGAGATCGAGGGAGTGGAAAGAAAGATCGAGATCGAGAAAGAGAAAGGGAGAGAGATCGATTAGGTCGAAACAAGAGAAGGAGAGGTGATAGGTTGATGCACGGTGTTAGAGAAGATGGTGGCGAAGATACTTCAGAAGAGAGTATTAacgatgaagaagatgatgatgatgaagacggAGGAGGAGGTGGCGGCGGCGGTAGTGCTGGTGGTTCAGTTAGAATGCTTCCGTTGAATCCATCAACACTTACTTCTTCTTCGTCTCTCACGAATCATCATCGAAAGAGCTTCCCTCCGGCGAAAGTTTTTAGACCAGCACCGCCGACGACGTGGAAAGCCGCCGATGAGATGATCGGAGTTTCCGTTCCAAGAAAAGCACGTTCAG CCTCGACGAAGAGGTCACACGAATGCTGGGCTTCAAGCGGTGGTGGAATAGTACCGGAGCAAAATCACAATCACCGGCAGCCTTCATCGTCACCCGTGAGAGCAACAGCGGCtcctccttcaccttcatcatcaaACGCTTCAATCAGGAAGAAAATA AAACCAAATGGTGGTAGTGGAGGACAAAAGTTTCGACCACCGAAATCGTCTTCAAAATCATCTTCATCAGTGCAAGATGAGATCGAGATAGAGATCGCTGAAGTTTTGTACGGAATGATGAGACAACCACAAAGTCAAGTACCTTCTAAGCAACAAGAAATGAACGATTCAATCAAGTTGGATTCCCGAgaag CACCAAAGAGGAAAAGACCGCGTCCTGTGAAACATGAGGATGAGAATCCAGCGATTTTCAGTGTTCGCAGTAGCCCTGTTTCATCGATGACTAAGGCGGAGAGTGatctttcaaaaattgaaacttGTTCGTCCAATTCAGATAAGAACAATCAGGGATCTGTGTTGGAAAATGCGGCTAATTTAGTTCCGGTTCAGGCTATGCCGGAGCCAATGAAGCCTGAGAGCAATACTTCGCCGACTGCTAAGCTTTTGATGGAGGAATCGGAGAAACAAAATGATGTTGGGTTGAGTAAGGAGATGGTGTCGCCGAAGAAAGAATCTTCTGTGCTCCAAGCAGTAGATGATAATCGTGAAGATGTGAAAGCGACTAAAGC GAATCCAACAATATCTGAGAGTGAAAACCAGCTGAAAGAGAAGTTTCAGATAGATCTCATG GCTCCCCCTCCTTCGTTGAGATCTTCTCCTGAAAGGGATGCCGATAATAATTCCGTAGCTGAGGTTGAAAAGGTGAAGCATGTTatgaaggaggatgaaaaaTCACAGCGAATAAACAAGGAAGATATGGTGGTTGTGGAAATGGAGAAAGTTAAAGCAAAGGCAGAAGAAACTGAATCCCACAAAACTGCTATAACTGTGCAGAAAGAGAGAGGCATTGACCTGCAGCTTCAGTTAGAGAAATCAGATAGGTTGGATACAAATGGCAATGACAATGGCAATAATCTTAACCAGAAGCAACATCATAATGGTCAGAGGCATCAGCATCAGTTGCAGCAGCAACATCAAACAGGCTCAGAGAAAAATG TTCAATCAAATTCTTTGCCTATTCCAATGTCTGTTCCAAGCTGGCCTGGTGGCCTTCCTTCCATGGG ATATATGACACCACTACAAGGAGTTGTATCGATGGATGGAACTAATATGCCTTCTGCAGCTATACCG CCACCTCATCTTCTTTTCAATCAGCCCCGTCCTAAAAAATGTGCAACACATTGCTACATTGCTCGGAATATATTGTATAACCAGCAAATTGCTAGGATGAATCCCTTTTGgccagcagcagcagcagctgGCTCTGCATCATTGTATGGTGCCAAGCCCGGCAATCTTAGTGTTGTACCGTCCACAGAGTTGCATGGTAATGTTCCTGGCAGGGTAGCAAATTCTACTCAAGACAAAGGAGGGCACAGCCTTGCCATGTTTCCTGGTCATATTGGGAAGGACAAGGTTTCTCATCAGCCAGCCAATGTGGATAATTCCTCAAGGAAGCAAATTTTACTTCAGCAAACTTTACCCCCTGGAGCAGCACCTAGTAATTTAATG CACGGACCAACTTTCATCTTCCCCATGAATCAGCAACAAGCAGCGGTGGCAGCAGCAGCATCTGTTCGACCTGGATCTGTGAAGTCTTTGCCAGTAACAAGCAATGGACAGCCATCTTCTACATCCAATTCAGCTCCACCGAATACGTCTGGTGCTGgagctgctgctgctgctccaaCAATGAGTTTCACCTATCCAAATATGCCTGGCAATGAAACTCAGTACTTGGCTATTTTGCAGAATAATCCTTACCCTTTTCCAATACCAGCCCATGTGGGTGGCCCACCTGGATATCGTGGAAGTCCTGCCCAAGCTTTTCCATTCTTCAATGGACCTTTCTATTCTTCTCAAATGATACATCCTTCACAGATTCAAACGCAGCAAATTCCTGCTCAGTCACAGCAGAGCAGCCAACAGGGCCATCAAAATACCACTATTTCTACTGGATCCTCCTCTGCCCAAAAACATGCTCAAAATCAGCAGCAAAAGGCCAATAATGCTAGTGGATCCAATGGTAGTGGTGGTAGTGGAAGCTTGCAAGGTTTTCCTGTCACTAAAAATCCACCATCGCAGATTCTACAAttgcagcagcagcagcagcaacagCAGAGACAGCAGTTGCACAATCACCACACTTCAAATGCGGCTCGTCAGGTTGAGTCTGAGACGGGATGTGAAGATAGTCCATCTACTGCTGACAGTCGTATCAATCGTGCTACCATGAATATGAATATTTATGGCCAGAATTTTGCAATGCCAATGCAGACACCTAACTTTGCCTTGATGACAACTGCAATTAGTGGTCCTGGTTCTAATGGCAATCACAATGAAAAGAAGCAACAGCAACAGCACCCTGGCTCCAAGGCTGGAGGTGAAACTTCTCCAGCGTTTGCCATGCCATTTGCGTCCATCAACGGAGTTACTCCTGCAACTGGCCTTGACCTCTCATCCATCGCACAGAATCACTCAATTATGCAGAGCAGTCATAATTATCAGATAATGGCAGCAGCACAAGCTGCCAGTGCTCAGCTGAAGAAGAGTTACCATGCAGCTGAAGAAGGAAAAAATGTTGTTAATTCCTCCAACCTAGAAGAAGATAGAAAAGCAATGTCTGGAAAAATTCCAGCAACAGTGGGGCAATCCATTGCTTTTGCCAGGTCAGATGTGGCTGATCCCTCAATAAATTCATTATCTTGCAACAATGTAGTTGATAGCTCTGGTCGAAGTCTCAACCTTGGTTCTGCTTCTTCCCGGGCTTCAGCTTCTGTTATGCCTACTGCCATCAACGCCAATGCAGCTGGTTCTCAGCAACAAATGCAGCGAAATCAGCAGCAAATTCTTCAGCTTCAAAAGCAGAATCAATTTGCAGCTGCAGCAGTGGCTGCTGCTCGGAATAAGACACCATCCACAAGTAATGGCAGTATCTACCCTGATAATCTTCCTTCTACATCTTCAATATCCAACAAGTTTCCCAATTCCGTATCCGCATTTCCTCAAAGCCTAGTACAGAGCAGCAACACAGTTGTTACTCAGTCACCTCAGTGGAAGAATTCAGCAAGGGCAACCAACACTTCTCTGTCACCACCTCCAACTATGGCTTCAACATCGTCATCATCGATTAAAAATCCTCCACAGCAGCAGGTTCGTTCCCAGCAGCAGGGGCACACACAAATATCTTTTGCAGCAAATCCAAAATCGTCCACCTCACAAGTGCAGACTGCAAGCTCCAACCAGTCCCCATCACCTCCAGTTATGGTTGGCTCACCAACAACTTCCTCAATGTCCAAAAACAATGGCAGCCCAAGGACAACAAATTCATCATCAACCAACAACAAGACTGGCCAAACTAGTTCCCTATCCTCTCAGCAAGCCAAGAACTCTCCAACTGTGCCGACACGTAAATCCTCACCTGTTGGTGGAAGGAGTGTGCCATCAATCCTCAGTGGCCCTCAGATAACTCCCTCTTCCAACCATGGGAGTAAATCACAATTGCCACAGCAGCAACAAAAACAGcaacagcagcaacaacaacaaatatcAAAGCAGAACTTACAACAGGCCCAACTGTTCTTCTCAAATCCTTACATGCACTCTCAAGTTACACAATCCAACAGTTCCAACTCCACCACCTCAGCTGCAACCGGGTATTATCTACAACGGCGCGGCCCCGAGCAAGTGCAACGGCAGGGCTCTGGTAGCACATCCTCAAATGGTGGAGCTGCAAACAATTCGAAAGGCAGTACCTTGACCTCACAGGGTCTTCTTCATCCTCCCCAGTATGCTGCAATGCCATCTTCCGGGAACCACCATCAGTTTGTTCCAGCTGGCTTCTCTTATGTTCATCCGGTGCCCACGGCAGTTCAAGTGAAGCCAGCAGAGCAGAAACAACCCGCAGGTGAGTAG
- the LOC101496754 gene encoding protein TIME FOR COFFEE isoform X1 yields the protein MDRIREARRNTMAANGLTRRRHRTNSLRDSPDEDGAMEMQEPTRLRDRGSGKKDRDRERERERDRLGRNKRRRGDRLMHGVREDGGEDTSEESINDEEDDDDEDGGGGGGGGSAGGSVRMLPLNPSTLTSSSSLTNHHRKSFPPAKVFRPAPPTTWKAADEMIGVSVPRKARSASTKRSHECWASSGGGIVPEQNHNHRQPSSSPVRATAAPPSPSSSNASIRKKIKPNGGSGGQKFRPPKSSSKSSSSVQDEIEIEIAEVLYGMMRQPQSQVPSKQQEMNDSIKLDSREGNNNNNNKSSGSDGKSRISSPPQNSSSSATPVSAVAPKRKRPRPVKHEDENPAIFSVRSSPVSSMTKAESDLSKIETCSSNSDKNNQGSVLENAANLVPVQAMPEPMKPESNTSPTAKLLMEESEKQNDVGLSKEMVSPKKESSVLQAVDDNREDVKATKANPTISESENQLKEKFQIDLMAPPPSLRSSPERDADNNSVAEVEKVKHVMKEDEKSQRINKEDMVVVEMEKVKAKAEETESHKTAITVQKERGIDLQLQLEKSDRLDTNGNDNGNNLNQKQHHNGQRHQHQLQQQHQTGSEKNVQSNSLPIPMSVPSWPGGLPSMGYMTPLQGVVSMDGTNMPSAAIPPPHLLFNQPRPKKCATHCYIARNILYNQQIARMNPFWPAAAAAGSASLYGAKPGNLSVVPSTELHGNVPGRVANSTQDKGGHSLAMFPGHIGKDKVSHQPANVDNSSRKQILLQQTLPPGAAPSNLMHGPTFIFPMNQQQAAVAAAASVRPGSVKSLPVTSNGQPSSTSNSAPPNTSGAGAAAAAPTMSFTYPNMPGNETQYLAILQNNPYPFPIPAHVGGPPGYRGSPAQAFPFFNGPFYSSQMIHPSQIQTQQIPAQSQQSSQQGHQNTTISTGSSSAQKHAQNQQQKANNASGSNGSGGSGSLQGFPVTKNPPSQILQLQQQQQQQQRQQLHNHHTSNAARQVESETGCEDSPSTADSRINRATMNMNIYGQNFAMPMQTPNFALMTTAISGPGSNGNHNEKKQQQQHPGSKAGGETSPAFAMPFASINGVTPATGLDLSSIAQNHSIMQSSHNYQIMAAAQAASAQLKKSYHAAEEGKNVVNSSNLEEDRKAMSGKIPATVGQSIAFARSDVADPSINSLSCNNVVDSSGRSLNLGSASSRASASVMPTAINANAAGSQQQMQRNQQQILQLQKQNQFAAAAVAAARNKTPSTSNGSIYPDNLPSTSSISNKFPNSVSAFPQSLVQSSNTVVTQSPQWKNSARATNTSLSPPPTMASTSSSSIKNPPQQQVRSQQQGHTQISFAANPKSSTSQVQTASSNQSPSPPVMVGSPTTSSMSKNNGSPRTTNSSSTNNKTGQTSSLSSQQAKNSPTVPTRKSSPVGGRSVPSILSGPQITPSSNHGSKSQLPQQQQKQQQQQQQQISKQNLQQAQLFFSNPYMHSQVTQSNSSNSTTSAATGYYLQRRGPEQVQRQGSGSTSSNGGAANNSKGSTLTSQGLLHPPQYAAMPSSGNHHQFVPAGFSYVHPVPTAVQVKPAEQKQPAGE from the exons ATGGACAGGATTAGAGAAGCAAGAAGAAACACTATGGCCGCGAATGGTTTAACAAGAAGGAGACACAGAACTAACAGTCTCAGAGACTCACCAG atGAAGATGGAGCGATGGAGATGCAAGAGCCAACGAGGCTAAGAGATCGAGGGAGTGGAAAGAAAGATCGAGATCGAGAAAGAGAAAGGGAGAGAGATCGATTAGGTCGAAACAAGAGAAGGAGAGGTGATAGGTTGATGCACGGTGTTAGAGAAGATGGTGGCGAAGATACTTCAGAAGAGAGTATTAacgatgaagaagatgatgatgatgaagacggAGGAGGAGGTGGCGGCGGCGGTAGTGCTGGTGGTTCAGTTAGAATGCTTCCGTTGAATCCATCAACACTTACTTCTTCTTCGTCTCTCACGAATCATCATCGAAAGAGCTTCCCTCCGGCGAAAGTTTTTAGACCAGCACCGCCGACGACGTGGAAAGCCGCCGATGAGATGATCGGAGTTTCCGTTCCAAGAAAAGCACGTTCAG CCTCGACGAAGAGGTCACACGAATGCTGGGCTTCAAGCGGTGGTGGAATAGTACCGGAGCAAAATCACAATCACCGGCAGCCTTCATCGTCACCCGTGAGAGCAACAGCGGCtcctccttcaccttcatcatcaaACGCTTCAATCAGGAAGAAAATA AAACCAAATGGTGGTAGTGGAGGACAAAAGTTTCGACCACCGAAATCGTCTTCAAAATCATCTTCATCAGTGCAAGATGAGATCGAGATAGAGATCGCTGAAGTTTTGTACGGAATGATGAGACAACCACAAAGTCAAGTACCTTCTAAGCAACAAGAAATGAACGATTCAATCAAGTTGGATTCCCGAgaaggtaataataataataataataaatcttcTGGTAGTGATGGCAAGTCAAGAATTTCTTCACCGCCTCAAAATTCAAGTTCCTCTGCAACACCAGTTTCGGCTGTTG CACCAAAGAGGAAAAGACCGCGTCCTGTGAAACATGAGGATGAGAATCCAGCGATTTTCAGTGTTCGCAGTAGCCCTGTTTCATCGATGACTAAGGCGGAGAGTGatctttcaaaaattgaaacttGTTCGTCCAATTCAGATAAGAACAATCAGGGATCTGTGTTGGAAAATGCGGCTAATTTAGTTCCGGTTCAGGCTATGCCGGAGCCAATGAAGCCTGAGAGCAATACTTCGCCGACTGCTAAGCTTTTGATGGAGGAATCGGAGAAACAAAATGATGTTGGGTTGAGTAAGGAGATGGTGTCGCCGAAGAAAGAATCTTCTGTGCTCCAAGCAGTAGATGATAATCGTGAAGATGTGAAAGCGACTAAAGC GAATCCAACAATATCTGAGAGTGAAAACCAGCTGAAAGAGAAGTTTCAGATAGATCTCATG GCTCCCCCTCCTTCGTTGAGATCTTCTCCTGAAAGGGATGCCGATAATAATTCCGTAGCTGAGGTTGAAAAGGTGAAGCATGTTatgaaggaggatgaaaaaTCACAGCGAATAAACAAGGAAGATATGGTGGTTGTGGAAATGGAGAAAGTTAAAGCAAAGGCAGAAGAAACTGAATCCCACAAAACTGCTATAACTGTGCAGAAAGAGAGAGGCATTGACCTGCAGCTTCAGTTAGAGAAATCAGATAGGTTGGATACAAATGGCAATGACAATGGCAATAATCTTAACCAGAAGCAACATCATAATGGTCAGAGGCATCAGCATCAGTTGCAGCAGCAACATCAAACAGGCTCAGAGAAAAATG TTCAATCAAATTCTTTGCCTATTCCAATGTCTGTTCCAAGCTGGCCTGGTGGCCTTCCTTCCATGGG ATATATGACACCACTACAAGGAGTTGTATCGATGGATGGAACTAATATGCCTTCTGCAGCTATACCG CCACCTCATCTTCTTTTCAATCAGCCCCGTCCTAAAAAATGTGCAACACATTGCTACATTGCTCGGAATATATTGTATAACCAGCAAATTGCTAGGATGAATCCCTTTTGgccagcagcagcagcagctgGCTCTGCATCATTGTATGGTGCCAAGCCCGGCAATCTTAGTGTTGTACCGTCCACAGAGTTGCATGGTAATGTTCCTGGCAGGGTAGCAAATTCTACTCAAGACAAAGGAGGGCACAGCCTTGCCATGTTTCCTGGTCATATTGGGAAGGACAAGGTTTCTCATCAGCCAGCCAATGTGGATAATTCCTCAAGGAAGCAAATTTTACTTCAGCAAACTTTACCCCCTGGAGCAGCACCTAGTAATTTAATG CACGGACCAACTTTCATCTTCCCCATGAATCAGCAACAAGCAGCGGTGGCAGCAGCAGCATCTGTTCGACCTGGATCTGTGAAGTCTTTGCCAGTAACAAGCAATGGACAGCCATCTTCTACATCCAATTCAGCTCCACCGAATACGTCTGGTGCTGgagctgctgctgctgctccaaCAATGAGTTTCACCTATCCAAATATGCCTGGCAATGAAACTCAGTACTTGGCTATTTTGCAGAATAATCCTTACCCTTTTCCAATACCAGCCCATGTGGGTGGCCCACCTGGATATCGTGGAAGTCCTGCCCAAGCTTTTCCATTCTTCAATGGACCTTTCTATTCTTCTCAAATGATACATCCTTCACAGATTCAAACGCAGCAAATTCCTGCTCAGTCACAGCAGAGCAGCCAACAGGGCCATCAAAATACCACTATTTCTACTGGATCCTCCTCTGCCCAAAAACATGCTCAAAATCAGCAGCAAAAGGCCAATAATGCTAGTGGATCCAATGGTAGTGGTGGTAGTGGAAGCTTGCAAGGTTTTCCTGTCACTAAAAATCCACCATCGCAGATTCTACAAttgcagcagcagcagcagcaacagCAGAGACAGCAGTTGCACAATCACCACACTTCAAATGCGGCTCGTCAGGTTGAGTCTGAGACGGGATGTGAAGATAGTCCATCTACTGCTGACAGTCGTATCAATCGTGCTACCATGAATATGAATATTTATGGCCAGAATTTTGCAATGCCAATGCAGACACCTAACTTTGCCTTGATGACAACTGCAATTAGTGGTCCTGGTTCTAATGGCAATCACAATGAAAAGAAGCAACAGCAACAGCACCCTGGCTCCAAGGCTGGAGGTGAAACTTCTCCAGCGTTTGCCATGCCATTTGCGTCCATCAACGGAGTTACTCCTGCAACTGGCCTTGACCTCTCATCCATCGCACAGAATCACTCAATTATGCAGAGCAGTCATAATTATCAGATAATGGCAGCAGCACAAGCTGCCAGTGCTCAGCTGAAGAAGAGTTACCATGCAGCTGAAGAAGGAAAAAATGTTGTTAATTCCTCCAACCTAGAAGAAGATAGAAAAGCAATGTCTGGAAAAATTCCAGCAACAGTGGGGCAATCCATTGCTTTTGCCAGGTCAGATGTGGCTGATCCCTCAATAAATTCATTATCTTGCAACAATGTAGTTGATAGCTCTGGTCGAAGTCTCAACCTTGGTTCTGCTTCTTCCCGGGCTTCAGCTTCTGTTATGCCTACTGCCATCAACGCCAATGCAGCTGGTTCTCAGCAACAAATGCAGCGAAATCAGCAGCAAATTCTTCAGCTTCAAAAGCAGAATCAATTTGCAGCTGCAGCAGTGGCTGCTGCTCGGAATAAGACACCATCCACAAGTAATGGCAGTATCTACCCTGATAATCTTCCTTCTACATCTTCAATATCCAACAAGTTTCCCAATTCCGTATCCGCATTTCCTCAAAGCCTAGTACAGAGCAGCAACACAGTTGTTACTCAGTCACCTCAGTGGAAGAATTCAGCAAGGGCAACCAACACTTCTCTGTCACCACCTCCAACTATGGCTTCAACATCGTCATCATCGATTAAAAATCCTCCACAGCAGCAGGTTCGTTCCCAGCAGCAGGGGCACACACAAATATCTTTTGCAGCAAATCCAAAATCGTCCACCTCACAAGTGCAGACTGCAAGCTCCAACCAGTCCCCATCACCTCCAGTTATGGTTGGCTCACCAACAACTTCCTCAATGTCCAAAAACAATGGCAGCCCAAGGACAACAAATTCATCATCAACCAACAACAAGACTGGCCAAACTAGTTCCCTATCCTCTCAGCAAGCCAAGAACTCTCCAACTGTGCCGACACGTAAATCCTCACCTGTTGGTGGAAGGAGTGTGCCATCAATCCTCAGTGGCCCTCAGATAACTCCCTCTTCCAACCATGGGAGTAAATCACAATTGCCACAGCAGCAACAAAAACAGcaacagcagcaacaacaacaaatatcAAAGCAGAACTTACAACAGGCCCAACTGTTCTTCTCAAATCCTTACATGCACTCTCAAGTTACACAATCCAACAGTTCCAACTCCACCACCTCAGCTGCAACCGGGTATTATCTACAACGGCGCGGCCCCGAGCAAGTGCAACGGCAGGGCTCTGGTAGCACATCCTCAAATGGTGGAGCTGCAAACAATTCGAAAGGCAGTACCTTGACCTCACAGGGTCTTCTTCATCCTCCCCAGTATGCTGCAATGCCATCTTCCGGGAACCACCATCAGTTTGTTCCAGCTGGCTTCTCTTATGTTCATCCGGTGCCCACGGCAGTTCAAGTGAAGCCAGCAGAGCAGAAACAACCCGCAGGTGAGTAG